A window of Phycisphaerae bacterium genomic DNA:
GTCTCCGTTCTGGTCGCCAGGATTGCAGTGGCCCGCGCTGGCGATTCTGGCCTCCTTTTTCTACGTTACATCGTTCAGCTACTTCGGTCGTCAGGAAGCGAACACGTCCAATCGCCGCACACTCATAACTGGCGTTGTCGGTGTTGGAGCATCTCTACTAGTATTGGGATTGTTCGCCGGACTTGCTCTCGCCCAGAGCACCTTCGCTTTAGTACTGTGGCTGGGCCTTTGCATTCACATCGGTCGCGTGGGCCTGCGCGCGATTAGAAATCCACACCCATCAACAGTTCAGTACGCCATGAAAACCTTTATCTTTTGCATCATCGTTTTTGATGCGACGATTGTCTCGACCGCCCAAGACTGGCCCCAAGTCTTGATTGTACTCTCGTTGTTGATCCCCGCGCTGGTGCTGGGTCGATGGATCTATTCGACCTAAAATTGAAAAATGTCCCTGAAGCTCGGTTACAACACGAACGGGTTCGAGCATCATGCTCTCGACGATGCCATCGAGATCATCGCGGAGATTGGCTACCAATCCGTGGCCATCACGCTTGATGTCGACCAGTTGAATCCCTTCGGGGAGGACATTGAGGAGGAGACGCGGCATGTCCGCCGTCGGCTAGAAAAGTGGGGACTGTCGTGCGTCATCGAAACGGGCGCTCGGTTTCTGCTCGACCCTCTCCACAAGCACGAACCGACCTTGATTTCCAAGGATTCCGAGGGCCGCAAGCGGCGGGTGGATTTTCTCGAGCGGGCAGTAGCCATCGCGGCCGATCTGGGGGCGGACGCCGTCAGCTTCTGGTCCGGACGCAAGCCCGAAGGCTTGCCTGAAATTGTCGCCCACGAGTGTCTTGTTGAAGGATGCCGCGAACTAGGGGCCCATGCTGTAACCCGGGGCGTGAATCTTGCGTTTGAACCGGAGCCCGGCATGTTCATCGAGACTATGGCACAGTATGACCGGCTGCGCGCCGAACTGGAGAGCCCCCTCCTCGGCTCGATACTGGGTCTTACGCTGGATGTGGGACATGTTCATTGCATAGGCGACGGCGATCCGGCGGCAAGAATCCGTGAGTTTCGGGATGGACTGCTCAACGTGCATATCGAAGACATGCGCCGGGGCGTCCACGAGCACCTGATGTTCGGGGAAGGCGAAATGCGTTTCGAGCCGATCATGGCCGCGCTCCGCGAGATTGACTACACTGGCGGCGTGCACGTGGAGCTGAGCCGCCACAGCAAGGACGCGGTCGCGGCGGCGCGGAAGGCGTTTGATTTTCTTTCACCGATGTGCGAATAGGGTGCGATGTCCGCCGACTTTCTGATCTTCGTCTCGATGCCGGGCCTGCGGATGCGCGATCTTGCGCACATGCCGCGACTGGCGGCGATGGCCAAGACCGGCGGCGCGGGCGAACTCGTCCCCTCGTTTCCGTGTGTCACGTCGTCGGTACAGGCCAACATGCTGACCGGGCGGTTGCCTGATCAGCATGGCATCATCGGCAACGGGTTTTACCATCGCGATCGGGGCGAAGTCGAGATGTGGGTGGGCCGCAACGGGCTGGTGCAGGGCGAGCAGCTTTGGGGCCGGCTGGCGGCGCGCGGGATTACGTCGGCCGTCTGGATGGCACAGAACATCAAGGACGCCGCGGCGGACTACATTGTGACTCCCGAGCCGATTCATCACCCCGACGGTCGGATGGACCTGTGGTGCTACTCCAAACCGGACGGTCTTTACAAGGACCTGCTTGCGGACCTCGGCCACTTTCCATTGATGAACTACTGGGGGCCGATGGCGAACATTAAATCAACGGAGTGGATCGTCAACGCGGCGCTATGGCTGCTCCAACGGAAGCGACCGCGATTCAATTACGTCTATGTGCCGCACCTGGACTACGCGGCGCAGAAGTTCGGGCCGAACAGCCCGCAGCAGATCGCCGCGTGCGTGGAAGCGGACACGCAGCTCGGCCGGCTGTTTGATGGCGCGGCGGCGCTGAGCCTGGGCGACGTGGCAAGCATGGTGGTCAGTGAGTACGCGATGACGGAGGTGTCCCGCGTCGTTTACCCCAATCGCGTGCTTCGCGAGGCCGGGATGTTGATGATTGAGGATCGCGATGGCCGCGAGTACCTGGATGTCGGCGGCTGCAAGGCGTTCGCCGTCGTCGATCACCAGTTCGCCCATGTCTATGTGCAGGACCCAACCGACATCGACGGCGTCGCCGGTCTGTTTGAGGGTGTGGAGGGCATCGCCGAGGCGTTGTACGGAGAGAACCGACGAAAGTACCACCTCGATCATCCTCGAAGCGGGGAAGTCGTGCTGATCTGCGAGCCGGATGCGTGGCTGGCGTACTACTGGTGGCGCGACGA
This region includes:
- a CDS encoding alkaline phosphatase family protein, with protein sequence MSADFLIFVSMPGLRMRDLAHMPRLAAMAKTGGAGELVPSFPCVTSSVQANMLTGRLPDQHGIIGNGFYHRDRGEVEMWVGRNGLVQGEQLWGRLAARGITSAVWMAQNIKDAAADYIVTPEPIHHPDGRMDLWCYSKPDGLYKDLLADLGHFPLMNYWGPMANIKSTEWIVNAALWLLQRKRPRFNYVYVPHLDYAAQKFGPNSPQQIAACVEADTQLGRLFDGAAALSLGDVASMVVSEYAMTEVSRVVYPNRVLREAGMLMIEDRDGREYLDVGGCKAFAVVDHQFAHVYVQDPTDIDGVAGLFEGVEGIAEALYGENRRKYHLDHPRSGEVVLICEPDAWLAYYWWRDDAKAPPFARTVDIHAKPGYDPVELFFDPATKSIPLNATLIKGSHGAPVARADQHGVVISNCDAHADREWRDTNVREAIERAI
- a CDS encoding sugar phosphate isomerase/epimerase family protein, giving the protein MSLKLGYNTNGFEHHALDDAIEIIAEIGYQSVAITLDVDQLNPFGEDIEEETRHVRRRLEKWGLSCVIETGARFLLDPLHKHEPTLISKDSEGRKRRVDFLERAVAIAADLGADAVSFWSGRKPEGLPEIVAHECLVEGCRELGAHAVTRGVNLAFEPEPGMFIETMAQYDRLRAELESPLLGSILGLTLDVGHVHCIGDGDPAARIREFRDGLLNVHIEDMRRGVHEHLMFGEGEMRFEPIMAALREIDYTGGVHVELSRHSKDAVAAARKAFDFLSPMCE